ATCATTCACCGATGAAGATAGAGAGCATGAGGGTAAAGAAGTAGGACTTGTAGGAACAGCCCCTATATTCATTGACAAACAAACACGACAGATAAGACTATTAAAGAATTTGCATTATATCCCCATGAAAGTCCAGCTAGAAGCGATTCGGGAAGAAAAAATTGGAAGAAAAGGTGTATGGTGTATTTATCTTACCGAATCGCTTACAGGTCAGTCACAAAAGATGGCAAAACTGAGGATGTTATTAGAACTCAGTCCGGTAGAACTGATGAAGCACATCAAGCAAATAGAGACTCCTCTTTTTCAAGGCAATATTCATGATGCATGGTCACTTAATGAAGCACTAAAAGAAAACGAGATACCCACCCAATTAGTCAAATTGGAGGAATAACATTAACCGAGATTCTACACTAATAACTTCCTGCGAAACAGAATTGTCACCAATGCAACAACTGTGGTGGCCATTGCCATAAACTGTACAATGTATGCTGTGATAATCTTTACTGCCAGGGTATGTTCTAATCTGCCCAGATTAATTTTCTCCGCAAGAGAGCCTCCGTGCATTTGAATCGTTTCCATAATTTTATAGGTTTGTTTGATTTGAGTTATAAGAAAACGATACAAGTCATTACTTAGTATATGGAAAAGCTTGGGATACCTACATTGTAGACGATTTTATGTTAAACACCAATCTTTATCCTAAAAATTGTATTGATCTGAAAAACTGTGAAACCATTGACGACTTGCCCACAATCAAAGGATATTTTGTTGTATTATTATGGTGTCAATGGTATGGTCTTGATCACACTATATGTGGAATGATTGTAAATTATGCTAAACACTACAGTCCAGCTAAAAGACTTTATTTTTAGCATAACTCTATTCTGCACATCTCAAAAAACAATCCTTCCTATTATTACAATAACTGACTATAGTGTATATATACAAAAGTATTCACTACACTATAGAAACTTAAATGATAAAGAAGATAGTTGGATATCTATTTATTCTAGTAGGTACATTAGGTATCATCTTATTTATTCCACTCATGTATGAAGGTACAAGACCTTGTTCCGGAGATGGATGTATAGTCCAGGCAGCAATATTTGTAGGGTTATTCCTGCTTTTGCTAGGTGGTATTCTTCTCACCATTGGTATTGTAATGGTAAAGCCTAAGCCTAAAACCTCCAATTAAATAACTATAATCACCCATTTAAGGCACGTCTGAAACAAACTCATACTTATTTTCAACCCTTTTCCTTTTTTGGCTAAGAATTTCCTGTATCCGGCGAAGTAGCTCTCATCGCAATGCCGGACCTTTGTGTCAGTATTTACAAACCATTCAAAATAATTATGGAACTGACACATTATCGTACATTTGGAAAATCCGGATTGCGGGTAAGCCCTCTCACACTTGGCACTATGACATTTGGTGAAGAATGGGGCTGGGGAGCTTCAACAGAAGAATCAAAGTCTATTCTTAAACTCTATCTCGACAAAGGTGGAAATACGATTGATACAGCCAATTTATATACCAAGGGACATTCAGAAAAGATCATTGGTGACTATCTAAAAGAAACCGGTATCAGAAGAGATAGTCTGGTATTATCTACCAAATTTTATGGAAACCTTTATCCGGGTGATCCCAATGCTGGTGGAACCAGCCGTAAAAATATCATCCAGTCACTGGAGCAGTCTCTGAGACGCCTTCAGACTGACTATATTGACCTGTACTGGATGCATGCATTTGATGAATTTACACCTATTGAAGAAACATTATCAGCTCTACAGGATATGGTAACGTCCGGCAAAGTTCGTTACATAGCTGTTTCGGATACTCCTGCATGGAAGGTAGCACAAGCGCAAATGATTAGCCAGTTTCGGAGTTGGGCATCGTTTATTGGTTTACAAATAGAATATTCACTACTGGAGCGCACGTCCGAAGGCGAACTCATCCCAATGGCACAGGAACTTGGTTTGGGAGTAATGCCCTGGTCTCCACTGAAACAAGGTATCCTGACAGGGAAATATACTCGTGAAAATCAGAATGATCAATCAACCGGAAGATATACTAAACCAGATCTTCCAGAAAGCACACATACAATCATTGATCGGCTACGAGAGATTGCAAATCAACAGAACACCACTATCGCAGCAGTAGCTCTTGCCTGGGTAATGGCACAACCAGGTATATCTTCTACCCTTATTGGAGCAAGAACTACAAATCAATTACAACAAAATCTTGAAGCACTTTCTGTATCACTAACACCTGATGACCTTACATATTTGAATGAAGTATCTGAGCCAGTACTGAACTTCCCTATACCCTTTATGCGGGCAGCTTATCACAATGGAATGGGTGGTACTACCATTAACGGCAAAACCTCAGTGCTATCTCCTATACTACCCCAAAATAGTCAGGAAGTGTATTGATACTATATACTATCAATTTCTAAAGGCAGTTATTAAGAATCTTTATTCTGGAATGAATGTTCTATTCAGAGCATTCATTCCTTTATCACTCATGAAAGCTGAAGATATACCCTATATATACAATTCCATTTCCGAGTTTCAACGAGATATGGGCCTTCCCAAACCGCTGCATCCATTGATAAGTGTAGTGAGACTGGAAGATATTCGATTTAGTGCAAAAAGGATTGAAACGAAAATCGCACTAAACTTTTACAAGATATCCTTTATTGAAGGTGGAAACCGAAAGATACGGTACGGACAAACATATTTTGACTTTGATGAGGGAGGACTTTTCTTTATTTCTCCAGGACAGGTAATCTCTGTTGGCAGTCCAACAGAAAATCTATGTGGCTTAACCATCTATCTGCATCCTGATCTGATACGCAACCACAATCTGGGCAAAAAGATAAAAGACTATGGATTTTTTTCCTACTCCATGGTAGAGGCACTGCATCTATCTGAAAAAGAGAAGAATATCATACTAGGCTTATTCCATCAGATCCAGATGGAGTTAGATTCAGCTATTGATACCTTTAGTCAGGAACTGCTGGCTTCTTATGTAGAACTATTGCTTGACTACAGCAACCGATTCTATACCCGGCAGTTTATTACCCGCAAAACAGCCCATAACGACCTTCTTGACAAGCTGGATACGTTACTCTCAGACTATTTCCGAAGTGGCAAAGCTCTGCATAACGGTTTGCCAACTGTTCAGTTTGTATCTGAACAACTCAACTTTTCATCGGATTATTTAAGCGATATGTTACGCACCTATACAGGTCAAAGCACACAGCAACATATTCATAACAAACTGATCGAGGTTGCCAAGGAACTGATCAGCACCAGCAATCTGACTATTTCAGAAGTTGCTTACCAACTAGGTTTCGAGCACCCACAATCTTTTACCAAGTTATTCAAGCAGAAAACAGATTTATCTCCTATGGTATTCAGGCATTCTTTTAATTAGTTGAAAACGATCATTTTACTATATTGCCTTCAACTAAACTCATTTACCCTTATCTCATGAAAGAGGTTACCATCGGTTATCGTATTTATACTAATTATGAAGGTGGTGATGATACTCTGTATGTTGTCAATGTAACTGTTCTGGAATATAGCATAAAAGGATCAGGAAAAACTTTTTATTCCACAGAAAGCCTTGAGGCAGCATTAAAGGAAGCAGAAGCCTGGCGTTCTTTATACCTGGATGGCCTTATTGATGAAGACGACTTTTTTTAGAATACATCTGATTTTAACCCCATCCAAGACTTGCATCTCTTGTCAGG
The DNA window shown above is from Xanthocytophaga agilis and carries:
- a CDS encoding aldo/keto reductase, which encodes MELTHYRTFGKSGLRVSPLTLGTMTFGEEWGWGASTEESKSILKLYLDKGGNTIDTANLYTKGHSEKIIGDYLKETGIRRDSLVLSTKFYGNLYPGDPNAGGTSRKNIIQSLEQSLRRLQTDYIDLYWMHAFDEFTPIEETLSALQDMVTSGKVRYIAVSDTPAWKVAQAQMISQFRSWASFIGLQIEYSLLERTSEGELIPMAQELGLGVMPWSPLKQGILTGKYTRENQNDQSTGRYTKPDLPESTHTIIDRLREIANQQNTTIAAVALAWVMAQPGISSTLIGARTTNQLQQNLEALSVSLTPDDLTYLNEVSEPVLNFPIPFMRAAYHNGMGGTTINGKTSVLSPILPQNSQEVY
- a CDS encoding AraC family transcriptional regulator, translating into MKAEDIPYIYNSISEFQRDMGLPKPLHPLISVVRLEDIRFSAKRIETKIALNFYKISFIEGGNRKIRYGQTYFDFDEGGLFFISPGQVISVGSPTENLCGLTIYLHPDLIRNHNLGKKIKDYGFFSYSMVEALHLSEKEKNIILGLFHQIQMELDSAIDTFSQELLASYVELLLDYSNRFYTRQFITRKTAHNDLLDKLDTLLSDYFRSGKALHNGLPTVQFVSEQLNFSSDYLSDMLRTYTGQSTQQHIHNKLIEVAKELISTSNLTISEVAYQLGFEHPQSFTKLFKQKTDLSPMVFRHSFN